A section of the Ruania halotolerans genome encodes:
- a CDS encoding SurA N-terminal domain-containing protein, translating to MSITRPLIAVSVAAVVALAGCTSGSDGEGDPAETEPSASATDDTPAPEGEGGPEFPEADTDDLPDVVAVVNGEEIGRDEFLSSYEGQLQQAAMSQQTTGEEVDQDALKQQVVELLVNNRLLTQAASDAGIEPTDEDIQATLEDVAAQNGLGSADEVIAALEEQGVTEEQVRADAASQYQVSTFIESEADVEEPSEDELREQYDALVEQAEAQGEQTGDETEIPPFEEVRDQLASQATSEQQNAAVEGILADLREAGDVTINL from the coding sequence ATGTCGATCACGCGTCCGCTCATCGCCGTCTCGGTGGCTGCGGTCGTCGCACTCGCCGGCTGCACATCCGGCTCTGACGGCGAGGGCGACCCGGCCGAGACCGAACCATCGGCCAGCGCCACCGACGATACCCCGGCGCCCGAGGGCGAAGGCGGCCCGGAGTTCCCCGAGGCCGACACCGACGACCTCCCTGATGTGGTTGCCGTGGTCAATGGTGAGGAGATCGGCCGGGATGAGTTCCTCAGCAGTTACGAGGGTCAGTTGCAGCAGGCTGCGATGTCCCAGCAGACCACTGGTGAAGAAGTCGATCAGGATGCACTGAAGCAGCAGGTTGTCGAGTTGCTCGTGAACAACCGCCTGTTGACCCAGGCGGCGAGCGACGCCGGGATCGAGCCCACGGACGAGGACATTCAGGCCACCCTCGAAGATGTCGCCGCACAGAACGGCCTCGGCTCTGCCGACGAGGTGATCGCTGCTCTTGAGGAGCAGGGCGTCACCGAGGAGCAGGTGCGTGCGGACGCGGCTTCGCAGTACCAGGTCAGCACGTTCATCGAGTCCGAGGCGGACGTCGAGGAGCCGAGCGAGGACGAGCTGCGTGAACAGTACGACGCCCTCGTCGAGCAGGCGGAGGCTCAGGGTGAGCAGACCGGTGACGAGACCGAGATCCCGCCCTTCGAAGAGGTCCGCGATCAGCTCGCCTCGCAGGCGACCTCCGAGCAACAGAATGCAGCGGTCGAGGGCATCCTTGCGGACCTGCGCGAAGCCGGGGACGTCACCATCAATCTGTGA
- a CDS encoding nuclear transport factor 2 family protein, whose amino-acid sequence MSTMAELLALEHEGWQSLCRGTGGAHYGRVMTEDGVMVLAHGMVFDRAAVIDSLDQAPTWDDYQISDERVVDGAAGADILVYTARATRAEQPPFVALMSSVYVQRNGERRLALYQQTPIPDAAGSPS is encoded by the coding sequence ATGTCCACGATGGCAGAATTGCTCGCGCTCGAACACGAAGGCTGGCAGTCCCTGTGCCGCGGCACGGGCGGCGCGCACTACGGCCGCGTGATGACTGAGGACGGCGTGATGGTCCTCGCGCACGGCATGGTTTTCGATCGTGCGGCGGTGATCGATTCTCTCGACCAGGCGCCCACCTGGGACGACTACCAGATCAGCGACGAGCGGGTGGTCGACGGCGCGGCCGGTGCTGACATCCTCGTCTACACCGCGCGCGCCACCCGCGCAGAGCAGCCCCCGTTCGTCGCGCTCATGTCCAGTGTGTACGTTCAGCGAAACGGTGAGCGCCGGCTTGCGCTCTACCAGCAGACCCCGATTCCCGACGCCGCAGGCTCGCCGAGCTGA
- a CDS encoding GntR family transcriptional regulator: MSTSSSQIKLGPASLTEALFESLRARIINGEIAPGERVTEQRVADEYGVARPTAKSCLERLTSLGLLRRVAHKSAVVPQLAAAEIADLFFSRETFEAAATAHLARNQRLPPEMTQAQTTMTQAADRGDFAEQVQADIAFHWGLVHGLSSERLSRMYEMISGEIHLTMGQYAAHRRTTPSTVVSEHEAIMAAIRDGDEERACTALIEHLAHARDRVLAQVNEGE, encoded by the coding sequence GTGTCGACGAGTAGCAGCCAGATCAAACTCGGCCCTGCGTCGCTGACGGAGGCGCTCTTCGAGTCCCTGCGCGCGCGCATCATCAATGGCGAGATTGCACCTGGGGAACGGGTCACCGAACAGCGAGTGGCCGATGAGTACGGTGTGGCTCGCCCGACGGCGAAGTCGTGCCTTGAACGTCTCACCAGTTTGGGGCTGCTGCGCCGAGTGGCGCACAAGTCCGCTGTGGTCCCCCAGCTGGCGGCCGCCGAGATCGCAGACCTGTTCTTCAGCCGGGAGACATTCGAGGCTGCCGCCACGGCGCACTTGGCCCGCAACCAGCGGCTGCCTCCGGAGATGACCCAGGCGCAGACGACCATGACCCAGGCGGCTGATCGCGGCGACTTCGCGGAGCAGGTGCAGGCTGATATCGCCTTCCACTGGGGGCTGGTGCACGGCTTGAGCAGCGAACGACTCTCGCGGATGTACGAGATGATCTCCGGGGAAATCCACCTCACGATGGGTCAGTACGCTGCCCACCGCCGCACGACGCCGTCCACTGTGGTCAGCGAGCACGAAGCCATCATGGCGGCGATCCGCGACGGCGACGAGGAACGCGCATGCACCGCGCTCATCGAGCATCTCGCCCACGCCCGCGACCGCGTGCTGGCACAGGTCAACGAGGGCGAGTGA
- a CDS encoding hydroxypyruvate isomerase family protein: protein MQFNDYDVSANVSLLFTEVHYLDRFQAAADAGFRTVESWWPFTEPHPGNDRVDEVAARIADAGVQLIGLNFYAGDMPGGERGVTCRPERAEELDRSTGALLRLARATGVRRFNLLYGQPDEGEEQAQRAHAVGAYRRAAEAVAEIDGTILVEPLARGLNGSYPLHDDEDVAALIDEVGSPRLALLFDSFHLGMNGVDVAAVAQRRAGEIGHVQLADSPGRGEPGSGELDFAAIAAGLRAGGYRGTVAAEYKPTRATGDTLNWLR from the coding sequence ATGCAGTTCAACGACTACGACGTCAGCGCCAATGTGTCCCTCCTGTTCACCGAGGTCCACTACCTCGACCGCTTCCAGGCCGCAGCCGACGCCGGCTTCCGCACCGTGGAGAGCTGGTGGCCGTTCACCGAACCGCACCCGGGAAACGACCGGGTGGACGAGGTCGCCGCGCGGATCGCCGACGCCGGCGTGCAACTGATCGGCCTGAACTTCTACGCCGGCGACATGCCCGGCGGCGAGCGCGGCGTGACCTGCCGGCCCGAGCGCGCCGAGGAGCTCGATCGTTCGACGGGCGCACTCCTGCGCCTGGCACGCGCCACCGGAGTCCGGAGGTTCAACCTGCTCTACGGACAGCCTGACGAGGGCGAGGAGCAGGCCCAGCGAGCCCACGCCGTCGGGGCCTATCGACGAGCCGCGGAGGCCGTGGCCGAGATCGACGGCACCATCCTGGTGGAGCCGCTCGCCCGCGGACTGAACGGTTCCTACCCCTTGCACGACGACGAGGACGTCGCGGCACTGATCGACGAGGTCGGCTCGCCGCGGCTGGCGCTGCTGTTCGACTCCTTCCACCTGGGCATGAACGGTGTCGATGTGGCAGCCGTGGCGCAACGGCGGGCGGGCGAGATCGGGCATGTCCAACTCGCCGATTCACCGGGGCGCGGGGAGCCGGGCTCCGGAGAACTCGACTTCGCCGCCATCGCCGCCGGTCTGCGCGCCGGCGGCTACCGCGGAACCGTCGCGGCGGAGTACAAGCCGACCCGCGCCACCGGCGACACGCTGAACTGGCTGCGGTGA
- a CDS encoding family 10 glycosylhydrolase: MTLTHAQPGEVIGLRTPEWYRGATRWTQLTFTDDDPATLDVDFWIDVMRRSASNALCLSAGGYMAFYPTQIPWHHRSAFLGDTDPFGALVEGARSLGMHVMARVDPHAIHQDAADAHPEWLARDEDGQPIPHSSVPGLWWTDPFSSYHTEFTTEVAREIVREYDVDAVFANRWDGPRSVSHTEATAQRFTADTGLALPRVANLDDPAWPAYAAWHSRRLSELVVLWDDAVREIKPHVRFIPNRGAALTRDLVHELVDDRYPMFFVDKQGRSDLEPAWTPGRIGKRARGLYPDRPVALITSVGPEHHELRWKDSVADPEETKALVVDGFAQGALPWFTKFKAENFDDRWVQPIVDAYRLHERCEPVIGRLRYTAEVAILDSRGTAGRTPWTPPPGREAHEDGVYQALLEARIPFEYVADEALSADRLAGIRVLVLPATPELTPQQVGVIEGFVAAGGAVVAAHDSSVRGPAGSRELALGDVFGVRLRQDVRGPLKNKYMAITADHPLSAGYEGAQRIVAGSLVLGVEQIPTAEGVTVPFRFVPDYPDLPMEEVYPREAPDEPAVIAREHASGGRTVYVAFNIGEIYWEALQSDHGRLIANAVRWALADSPRVQVAGRGMVDLAVQEGERELAVSVVNLTNPMAMRGQAHELIPLTGQSVRVRLPEGVQEARARLVVAGEDVPVSVREGHAEVALPAIDHLEVVHLTW, encoded by the coding sequence GTGACGCTCACGCACGCACAACCCGGCGAGGTCATTGGTCTGCGTACCCCGGAGTGGTACCGCGGTGCCACCCGATGGACGCAGCTGACCTTCACCGACGACGATCCGGCCACTCTGGACGTGGACTTCTGGATCGACGTGATGCGCCGGTCCGCCTCGAATGCGCTGTGCCTGAGCGCCGGCGGCTACATGGCCTTCTATCCCACCCAGATCCCGTGGCACCACCGCAGCGCCTTCCTCGGCGACACCGACCCCTTCGGGGCCCTCGTGGAGGGGGCGCGATCGCTGGGCATGCACGTGATGGCCCGGGTGGACCCGCACGCCATCCACCAGGACGCCGCCGACGCCCACCCCGAGTGGCTGGCCCGGGACGAGGACGGCCAGCCGATCCCGCACAGTTCGGTGCCGGGCCTGTGGTGGACCGACCCGTTCAGCAGCTACCACACCGAGTTCACCACCGAGGTCGCCCGCGAGATCGTGCGCGAGTACGACGTCGACGCGGTCTTCGCCAATCGCTGGGACGGCCCCCGCTCGGTGTCCCACACCGAGGCCACGGCGCAGCGCTTCACTGCCGACACGGGCCTCGCGCTCCCGCGTGTCGCGAATCTGGATGACCCGGCCTGGCCGGCCTATGCCGCCTGGCACAGCCGCCGGCTCAGCGAATTGGTGGTGCTCTGGGATGACGCCGTGCGGGAGATCAAACCGCACGTACGGTTCATCCCCAACCGCGGCGCCGCCCTGACCCGGGACCTGGTTCACGAGCTCGTGGATGACCGCTACCCCATGTTCTTCGTCGACAAGCAGGGCCGTTCCGACCTGGAACCCGCCTGGACACCCGGCCGGATCGGCAAGCGGGCGCGTGGACTCTATCCCGACCGTCCCGTCGCGCTGATCACCTCGGTCGGACCGGAGCACCACGAGCTGCGCTGGAAGGACTCCGTGGCCGACCCGGAAGAGACGAAGGCCCTCGTGGTCGATGGCTTCGCCCAGGGCGCACTGCCCTGGTTCACCAAGTTCAAAGCCGAGAACTTCGATGACCGCTGGGTGCAGCCGATCGTGGACGCCTACCGGCTGCACGAGCGCTGTGAGCCCGTGATCGGGCGGCTGCGGTACACGGCCGAGGTGGCCATCCTGGATAGCCGGGGCACCGCCGGGCGTACGCCATGGACGCCGCCGCCGGGACGAGAGGCCCACGAGGACGGCGTTTACCAGGCCCTCCTGGAGGCGCGGATCCCGTTCGAGTACGTAGCCGACGAGGCGCTCAGTGCCGACCGGCTGGCCGGTATCCGCGTGTTGGTGTTGCCGGCGACCCCCGAACTCACGCCGCAGCAGGTGGGCGTGATCGAGGGGTTCGTGGCCGCGGGCGGCGCCGTGGTGGCTGCCCATGACTCCAGCGTGCGGGGGCCGGCCGGCTCCCGTGAACTCGCCCTCGGTGACGTGTTCGGTGTCCGGCTGCGCCAGGATGTGCGGGGCCCGCTGAAGAACAAGTACATGGCGATCACCGCCGATCATCCGCTGTCCGCCGGCTACGAGGGCGCCCAGCGGATCGTGGCCGGATCGCTTGTGCTCGGAGTCGAGCAGATCCCCACGGCCGAGGGCGTCACGGTCCCGTTCCGGTTCGTGCCGGACTATCCCGACCTGCCGATGGAAGAGGTCTACCCACGCGAAGCACCGGATGAGCCCGCCGTGATCGCCCGCGAGCACGCCTCCGGCGGGCGCACGGTCTACGTGGCCTTCAACATCGGGGAGATCTACTGGGAAGCCCTGCAGTCCGACCACGGACGACTGATCGCCAACGCAGTGCGCTGGGCCCTGGCCGACTCGCCCCGCGTGCAGGTCGCCGGCCGCGGCATGGTCGACCTCGCCGTCCAGGAGGGCGAACGGGAGCTGGCCGTGAGCGTGGTCAACCTGACCAACCCGATGGCCATGCGTGGCCAGGCGCACGAGCTGATCCCGCTCACCGGCCAGAGCGTGCGGGTACGCCTGCCCGAGGGGGTGCAGGAGGCCCGCGCACGCCTCGTCGTCGCCGGAGAGGACGTTCCCGTGAGCGTGCGCGAGGGCCACGCCGAGGTTGCCCTGCCCGCCATCGACCACCTTGAGGTGGTCCACCTGACCTGGTAG
- a CDS encoding NAD(P)-dependent oxidoreductase, which produces MRIGFIGLGVMGVPMALNLINAGHSLTVHRVKERSQVLVEAGATPAGSAADVARAAEVVILMLPDTPDVEHVLTADDGVLAGLAPGTLVIDMSSISPVATRSLAEQVEAAGGGYVDAPVSGGEVGARDGALTIFVGGTDEAVERARPLLEVMGKTITHLGPAGSGQATKVVNQIIVGLTIEAVAEGLAVAEASGIDPAAVREALSGGFASSRILEMHGKRMVERTFDPGFRMRLHRKDLGLALAAAEHHGTPVPGVQAVAAQMDAAIARDWAELDHSALFRLLTEEPTS; this is translated from the coding sequence GTGCGAATCGGATTCATCGGACTCGGAGTCATGGGCGTGCCCATGGCGCTCAACCTCATCAACGCCGGCCACTCGCTCACCGTGCACCGCGTCAAGGAGCGCTCCCAGGTGCTCGTGGAGGCCGGCGCCACCCCGGCCGGTTCGGCCGCCGACGTCGCCCGGGCCGCGGAGGTGGTGATCCTGATGCTCCCCGACACCCCCGACGTCGAGCACGTGCTCACCGCCGACGACGGCGTCCTCGCCGGCCTGGCGCCCGGCACCCTGGTGATCGACATGAGCTCGATCTCCCCGGTCGCCACGCGCAGCCTCGCCGAGCAGGTCGAGGCAGCCGGCGGCGGGTACGTCGACGCCCCCGTCTCCGGCGGTGAGGTGGGCGCCCGCGACGGCGCCCTGACCATCTTCGTCGGCGGCACCGATGAGGCCGTCGAGCGGGCGAGGCCGCTGCTGGAGGTCATGGGAAAGACGATCACCCACCTCGGACCGGCCGGCTCCGGCCAGGCCACCAAGGTGGTCAACCAGATCATCGTCGGCCTCACGATCGAAGCCGTCGCCGAGGGCCTGGCCGTGGCCGAGGCCTCCGGGATCGACCCCGCCGCCGTACGTGAGGCGCTCTCGGGCGGATTTGCCTCCTCGCGCATCTTGGAGATGCACGGCAAGCGGATGGTGGAGCGCACCTTCGACCCGGGGTTCCGGATGCGGCTGCACCGCAAGGACCTGGGCCTGGCGCTCGCGGCCGCCGAGCACCACGGCACCCCGGTGCCCGGCGTGCAGGCCGTCGCCGCGCAGATGGACGCCGCAATCGCCCGCGACTGGGCCGAGCTGGACCACTCCGCGCTGTTCCGCCTGCTCACCGAGGAGCCCACCTCGTGA
- a CDS encoding alpha-amylase family protein, whose amino-acid sequence MSEPWWHTPFRTFQTNLREIDAGLDVESVLDAIEDYGADTWLLSVGGIIANYPSELDCQSVNPALAERESGDLIGDAVAAARARGIRVLGRMDFSKIDARRAEANPQWCFVSPDGAPQLYNGYRSVCPSGEYYQSKSFDVISEVLGRYDLAGFFFNWMSFNERDYSRRYWGVCHCEPCLAGFRAFAPGVEHPRDPGSPGYRTWQRFAAGVLDDLTARMRAHVRSLAPEAGLILGDRADITFHEANNAVGRPLWHHATAEAVSAARSGDPARPVFVNAVSFVDMPYRWAGEDPHHLGQYLLQAIAHGAQPSTYIMGGPADSPFEALDVGRQITRFHRDHADVYAGLTSTARVALVRTSATEEIERRTSEFQGCYLSLVERHVPFDVVRQHRLDQVAADRYDLVVVPDGGALRPEEVSALEGVLAAGGTVALTGDSGWSEGALQLAGDVATQKAVFATEESVRSLHLPVGENEGDLTPVVGGFAVLEPGPQARSGWHAWGRALYGPPEKCYGHDRTGHPGWVSADVGPGRLVVLPWRPGLVYREVGLSRVRDAWVATVLEQTRAEGGLAVGTDLPEQLQIVPGRSSAGPVIHLLNRSGDASQRFVQPLPIAPGTVRLRLERDPTRARALVAGVDLNWTREGEEVVIHTPQIGAFDVLNLTGA is encoded by the coding sequence GTGAGCGAGCCCTGGTGGCACACCCCGTTCCGTACCTTCCAGACGAACCTGCGTGAGATCGACGCCGGGCTGGACGTCGAATCCGTGCTCGATGCCATCGAGGACTACGGCGCCGACACCTGGCTGCTCAGCGTGGGCGGCATCATCGCCAACTATCCGAGCGAGCTGGACTGCCAGAGCGTCAACCCCGCCCTGGCCGAGCGCGAGTCCGGCGATCTGATCGGGGACGCCGTCGCGGCAGCCCGGGCGCGCGGTATCCGGGTGCTCGGACGGATGGACTTCTCCAAGATCGACGCCCGCCGCGCCGAGGCGAACCCCCAGTGGTGCTTCGTCAGCCCCGACGGCGCCCCGCAGCTCTACAACGGCTACCGCAGCGTCTGCCCGAGCGGTGAGTACTACCAGAGCAAGTCTTTCGATGTGATCAGCGAGGTGCTCGGCCGCTACGACCTGGCCGGGTTCTTCTTCAACTGGATGTCCTTCAACGAGCGTGACTACAGCCGCCGCTACTGGGGCGTGTGCCACTGCGAACCCTGCCTGGCCGGGTTTCGTGCATTCGCACCCGGCGTCGAGCATCCGCGCGACCCCGGCTCACCCGGCTATCGCACCTGGCAGCGCTTCGCCGCCGGCGTGCTCGATGACCTGACCGCCAGGATGCGGGCGCATGTGCGCTCTCTCGCCCCCGAGGCAGGCCTCATCCTCGGCGACCGGGCCGACATCACCTTCCACGAGGCGAACAACGCCGTCGGGCGCCCGCTATGGCACCACGCCACCGCCGAAGCAGTCAGCGCGGCCCGGTCGGGGGACCCGGCCCGGCCGGTGTTCGTCAACGCTGTGAGCTTCGTGGACATGCCCTACCGATGGGCGGGGGAGGATCCGCACCATCTCGGCCAGTACCTGCTGCAGGCCATCGCCCACGGTGCCCAGCCCTCCACCTACATCATGGGTGGCCCGGCCGACAGCCCCTTTGAGGCGCTGGACGTGGGCCGGCAGATCACGCGGTTCCATCGTGACCACGCCGACGTCTACGCCGGCCTGACCTCCACGGCGAGAGTGGCCCTGGTGCGCACGTCCGCGACCGAGGAGATCGAGCGCCGCACGTCGGAGTTCCAGGGGTGCTATCTCAGCCTCGTCGAACGCCACGTGCCCTTCGACGTGGTCCGTCAGCACCGCCTCGATCAGGTGGCCGCCGACCGGTACGACCTCGTGGTGGTGCCCGACGGCGGGGCGTTGCGCCCCGAGGAGGTCTCCGCCCTGGAGGGCGTACTGGCCGCCGGTGGCACCGTGGCGCTGACCGGGGATTCGGGCTGGTCCGAGGGTGCCCTGCAGCTCGCAGGCGATGTGGCCACGCAGAAGGCGGTGTTCGCCACCGAGGAGTCGGTGCGCTCGCTGCACCTACCCGTGGGCGAGAACGAGGGAGACCTGACCCCCGTCGTCGGCGGCTTCGCCGTGCTCGAGCCCGGGCCGCAGGCACGCTCGGGCTGGCACGCCTGGGGCCGGGCGCTGTATGGCCCGCCGGAGAAGTGCTACGGGCACGACCGCACGGGTCATCCCGGCTGGGTCAGTGCCGATGTGGGCCCCGGGCGGCTGGTGGTGCTGCCGTGGCGCCCGGGCCTGGTCTATCGCGAGGTCGGGCTGTCCCGCGTGCGCGACGCCTGGGTGGCCACGGTGCTGGAGCAGACCCGCGCGGAGGGCGGGCTCGCCGTCGGGACCGACCTGCCCGAGCAGCTGCAGATCGTGCCCGGGCGAAGTTCGGCCGGCCCGGTGATCCACCTGCTGAACCGCTCAGGTGACGCCTCGCAGCGGTTCGTCCAGCCGCTGCCGATCGCTCCCGGCACGGTGCGCCTCCGGCTTGAGCGCGACCCCACCAGGGCGCGCGCTCTGGTGGCCGGAGTGGACCTGAACTGGACTCGTGAGGGCGAGGAGGTGGTGATCCACACCCCGCAGATCGGGGCGTTCGACGTCCTGAACCTCACAGGCGCATAA
- a CDS encoding ABC transporter substrate-binding protein has protein sequence MRDLNRRTLLIAAASMAGAGTLAGCSGVGGGGGGGGDDASGSVRYAFWGNNVRLENYQDAFDRMMEINSDVTLETEFAEYNAFQERMTTQMAAGNVADIFWIPSASVMSYYANDLYRPLSGISSLDLSDFSEQDLRDFELAGELNTMPHGIFVPVLRSNVTLAEEDGVTIPANWTWDELAEFARDYTANSADGRFALPYNASHDLTFEAWLRQHGEQLWTEDGQIGFSEDGLASWVDWWEKLRADGVTPELGEQDGVEPSWEDVGNRTLMWTGNSNHIVDDATTFPDQEFALHHMPEAADAPDGHQFLYFPRMAIYQGVSDEQAELAGEVVSFCTSNSEIHEYVGLTMGAPVSPRVTEEVREFASDYELQMLDVVTADREIERTPRYEAPPGTNTWRTEMTRMLERVTLGDVSVSQGATDLIAEINRGIERAAD, from the coding sequence ATGCGAGACCTCAATCGACGCACTCTTCTGATCGCCGCGGCAAGCATGGCCGGGGCCGGAACCCTTGCCGGCTGCAGCGGCGTCGGCGGCGGGGGAGGTGGCGGCGGCGATGACGCCTCCGGCTCCGTGCGCTATGCCTTCTGGGGCAACAACGTGCGCCTGGAGAACTACCAGGACGCGTTCGATCGAATGATGGAGATCAACTCGGACGTGACCCTGGAGACGGAGTTCGCCGAGTACAACGCATTCCAGGAGCGGATGACCACCCAGATGGCCGCCGGGAACGTGGCGGACATCTTCTGGATCCCCTCGGCATCCGTGATGAGCTACTACGCGAACGACCTGTACCGGCCGCTCAGTGGCATCTCCAGCCTCGACCTGTCCGACTTCAGCGAGCAGGATCTGCGCGACTTCGAGCTCGCCGGTGAGTTGAACACGATGCCGCACGGGATCTTCGTGCCGGTGCTGCGCAGCAACGTCACCCTCGCCGAGGAGGACGGCGTCACGATCCCGGCGAACTGGACTTGGGATGAGCTGGCCGAGTTCGCCCGTGACTACACCGCCAACAGCGCCGATGGCCGGTTCGCATTGCCGTACAACGCCTCGCACGACCTCACCTTCGAGGCCTGGCTGCGCCAGCACGGCGAGCAGCTGTGGACCGAGGATGGGCAGATCGGCTTCAGCGAGGACGGCCTGGCGAGCTGGGTTGACTGGTGGGAGAAGTTGCGCGCGGACGGGGTGACTCCCGAGCTCGGTGAGCAGGACGGCGTCGAGCCCAGCTGGGAGGACGTGGGCAACCGCACCCTGATGTGGACGGGGAACTCCAACCACATCGTCGACGATGCCACCACCTTCCCGGACCAGGAGTTCGCACTGCACCACATGCCCGAGGCAGCCGATGCCCCGGACGGTCACCAGTTCCTCTACTTCCCGCGGATGGCCATTTACCAGGGCGTCAGCGATGAGCAGGCCGAGCTCGCTGGTGAAGTGGTGTCGTTCTGCACCTCGAACTCGGAGATCCACGAATACGTGGGCCTGACGATGGGTGCTCCGGTGAGCCCGCGGGTGACCGAAGAGGTTCGCGAGTTCGCCAGCGACTACGAGCTGCAGATGCTCGACGTGGTCACGGCGGATCGGGAGATCGAGCGCACGCCCCGCTACGAGGCGCCTCCGGGCACGAACACCTGGCGCACGGAGATGACGCGCATGCTCGAGCGGGTCACTCTCGGTGACGTCAGTGTCTCCCAGGGCGCAACCGACCTGATCGCCGAGATCAACCGCGGCATCGAACGGGCAGCGGACTGA
- a CDS encoding carbohydrate ABC transporter permease → MADTLTPARPPDTRRPKAGKLTRQDGAAHVFMAPWLIGLVAVTALPMFASLYLAFTDYNILSSPTWVGTENFERLVGDDRFWSAAGVTVTYVLVSVPLQLAFALALALILDKGLRGLAIYRSAYYLPSLLGTSVAVAVLWKQIFGFDGLINQALALVGIEGQNWLQNPDTALGTLIVLNAWTFGSPMVIFLAGLRQIPEELYEASRVDGASILRQFASITIPLLTPIIFFNLILQTIGSFQAFTQAHVISSGTGGPVDSTLFYTLYIYQQAFVNFDMGYASALAWVLMVVIAIITAVHFTLSKRWVFYGD, encoded by the coding sequence ATGGCTGACACTCTCACCCCTGCTCGGCCGCCGGATACCCGGCGGCCGAAGGCGGGCAAACTGACCCGACAGGATGGCGCGGCGCATGTGTTCATGGCGCCGTGGTTGATCGGGCTGGTCGCGGTGACGGCGCTGCCGATGTTCGCCTCGCTGTACCTGGCCTTCACCGATTACAACATCCTCTCCAGCCCCACGTGGGTGGGCACGGAGAACTTCGAGCGGTTGGTGGGCGATGACCGGTTCTGGAGCGCGGCGGGAGTCACGGTCACCTATGTGCTGGTGTCCGTGCCGCTCCAGCTCGCCTTCGCCCTCGCGCTCGCGCTGATCCTGGACAAGGGATTACGCGGTTTGGCGATCTACCGCAGCGCCTACTATCTGCCCTCCCTGCTGGGAACCAGCGTGGCGGTGGCCGTGCTGTGGAAGCAGATCTTCGGCTTCGACGGGCTGATCAACCAGGCACTCGCCCTGGTCGGGATCGAGGGGCAGAACTGGCTGCAGAACCCGGACACGGCGCTCGGCACTCTGATCGTGCTGAATGCGTGGACGTTCGGCTCACCGATGGTGATCTTCCTGGCGGGGCTGCGCCAAATTCCGGAGGAACTGTACGAGGCCTCCCGGGTGGACGGCGCCTCGATCCTGCGCCAGTTCGCCTCAATCACCATCCCGCTGCTGACGCCGATCATCTTCTTCAACCTCATTCTGCAGACGATCGGATCGTTCCAGGCGTTCACCCAGGCGCACGTGATCAGCAGCGGTACCGGCGGTCCCGTGGACTCCACGCTCTTCTACACGCTCTACATCTACCAGCAGGCCTTCGTGAACTTCGATATGGGATATGCCTCTGCCCTGGCGTGGGTGCTGATGGTGGTCATCGCGATCATCACGGCTGTGCACTTCACCCTGTCGAAGCGCTGGGTCTTCTACGGAGACTGA